Part of the Sporomusa termitida genome, TTAATAGGTACAAGATAAGCCTTGATATCATTGCGCTGTGCCGGTTTGTTAACCAGTGAGCTGTTGATTATCAGCGCGCCGTTTGGCTTGATTGTCGCCTCAAATTTGTCCAGTGAGGGCAAATTCATGATTACAGCTGCCGTTGGCTTGGTAACAATGGGAGCACCTACAGACGCCTCTGCGATAATAACCGAGCAATTGGCGGTTCCGCCCCGCATTTCCGGACCATAAGACGGCATCCAGGATACATTCTTATTCTCCAGCATTCCCGCATAGGTTAAAAGCTGCCCCATGACCATAACGCCTTGCCCGCCAAAGCCTGACATAATAATTTCGTGTCTCATTATTGCACCCCCTCAATATTTTTATAGACGCCGAGAGGGAATTGCGGCAGCATATTTTCTTTCAGCCATTTCTTTGCTTCTACCGGAGACTTACCCCAGTTTGTGGGACAGGTGGCCACTACTTCCACTAATGCAAAACCTTCGCCGCGAATTTGCACTTCAAAAGCGGTTTTAATTGCTTTTTTGGCTTTAGTCATATTAGCCGGATCATTAACGGAAACACGGGCAATATACTTGGCCCCGTCCAGGGTGGCCAGCAACTCCGACAAACGAATCGGTGAGCCGGCAGATGAAAGCTGGCGGCCATAGGGAGATGTGGCTGTTACTTGATTTACTAGCGTTGTCGGCGCCATTTGACCGCCGGTCATGCCATAAATAGCATTATTTACAAATATCGTCGTTATTTTTTCGCCCCGGGCAGCGGCATGCACGACTTCGGCCATACCAATCGCCGCAATATCGCCATCTCCCTGATAAGTAAATACTACATTTTCCGGATGCACCCGTTTAATACCGGTAGCAACTGCCGGCGCACGACCGTGAGCTGCCTGCTGCGAATCTATGTTAAAATATTGATCTGCCAATACCGAGCAGCCTACAGGCACAACACCGATCGTCTTTTTCTGTATCCCTAATTCATCAATCACTTCTGCCACTAAACGATGAATGATTCCATGCTGGCAACCGGGGCAGTAGTGTGAGGACACGTCTACCAGCGATTGCGGTCTAGCAAACAACTTTTCCGCCATTGTTATTTGCCCCCTTTTGTTGCAAATATTTTTACTATTTGGTCGAAAACATCCTGCGGGCTCATCATCATGCCGCCGGTGCGGCCATAGAAGTGAACTGGCTTGGAACATCTGATTGCCAGATTAACATCTTCAACCATTTGCCCGGCGCTGAGCTCCAGCGTTAAAACAGCGGCGGCCTTATCAACCGCCTTTTCCAAAGCCGCTTTCGGGAAAGGCCACAGCGTAATAGGCCGGAACAAACCTACCTTATAGCCTTTTTCTCGCGCTAATTCCATTGCGGAATACGCAATACGCGATGATATTCCGTAAGCTACAAGCACCAGCTCGGCATCGGCAGTGAAGGTTTCTTCCCAACGCACTTCCCGTTCCTGCAGTAATGCATATTTTTTCTGCAGCGTGTTGTTGACCTCTTCCAGTTTCTCAGGGTTAAGACGAAGTGTATCTATCTGGTTAGGTTGCTCACGCTCACCCATGCCGGTTGTAGCCCACGGCTTCTCCACCGGAATTACCGGGAGATCATGAAAGTCAACAGGTTCCATCATTTGACCAAGAGCACCGTCGCCTAAAATCATTACCGGATTACGGTATTGATCTGCAATGTTAAAGGCGTGCACTGTTAGTTCAGCCATTTCCTGTACGCTATTGGGCGCCACCACGATACAGTGGTAATCACCATGACCGCCGCCTTTGGTTGCCTGAAAATAATCGCCCTGCCCCGGCTGAATACCGCCTAGTCCGGGACCGCCCCGCATAATGTTCACAATTACACAGGGCAATTCGCCGGCAGCAATATAGGAGATCCCTTCTTGTTTGAGACTCACTCCCGGGCTTGATGAGGAAGTCATAACCCTGGCACCGGCACCGGCGGCGCCATAGACCATATTGATTGCCGCAATTTCACTTTCGGCTTGCAAAAATACCCCTTGGACTTGAGGCAACCGTTTGGCCATATATTCAATTAACTCTGACTGCGGTGTGATAGGATAGCCAAAATAATACCTGCAGCCGGCGATGACAGCAGCCTCACCGATCGCTTCGTTACCTTTCATCAATACCTTTTCCGACATTTTTCCACTCCCCTTTTATTCGTAAATTTCAATTACTACATCCGGACAAGCCCTTGCACACAGAGCACACCCAACACATTCTGAATCGTCGGGACAAGTAGCAGGATGGTAGCCTTTGGCATTAAAATCCGCCGACATAACAATAATGTTTTTGGGACACGCATCGAAACACAACTCGCAGCCCTTACACCTTTCTTCACGAAAAACTGGTTTTGGCATCCTTCATTCCTCCTTAGGTTTTAATATTATCGGCAACATTAGCAATGTGACCTCACAGCATCTATAAATCAGGTACCTGCTTATAGATGTTTATTGCTCTGCCGCCAGATTCCCAATTGTTCAGCTGCCCTGATTAAATCCTCCCGAAACGCCGGGTGGGCAATATTGATAATACGCTCAGCCCGTTCCCAGGTAGAACGTCCTGCCAAATCAGCCACGCCCCATTCAGTCACAAGATAATGCGCCTGGGTGCGGGGATTGGTAACCACTGAGCTTAAGGGCAGATTCTTCAATACTCTTGATTTCATTTGTCCAGTCCGTTTGTCCGTGAAGGTGGACGTAAAACAAATGAAGCTTTTTCCACCCTGTGAAAGATAGCCGCCCGTCAAAA contains:
- a CDS encoding thiamine pyrophosphate-dependent enzyme codes for the protein MAEKLFARPQSLVDVSSHYCPGCQHGIIHRLVAEVIDELGIQKKTIGVVPVGCSVLADQYFNIDSQQAAHGRAPAVATGIKRVHPENVVFTYQGDGDIAAIGMAEVVHAAARGEKITTIFVNNAIYGMTGGQMAPTTLVNQVTATSPYGRQLSSAGSPIRLSELLATLDGAKYIARVSVNDPANMTKAKKAIKTAFEVQIRGEGFALVEVVATCPTNWGKSPVEAKKWLKENMLPQFPLGVYKNIEGVQ
- a CDS encoding 4Fe-4S binding protein gives rise to the protein MPKPVFREERCKGCELCFDACPKNIIVMSADFNAKGYHPATCPDDSECVGCALCARACPDVVIEIYE
- a CDS encoding 3-methyl-2-oxobutanoate dehydrogenase subunit VorB produces the protein MSEKVLMKGNEAIGEAAVIAGCRYYFGYPITPQSELIEYMAKRLPQVQGVFLQAESEIAAINMVYGAAGAGARVMTSSSSPGVSLKQEGISYIAAGELPCVIVNIMRGGPGLGGIQPGQGDYFQATKGGGHGDYHCIVVAPNSVQEMAELTVHAFNIADQYRNPVMILGDGALGQMMEPVDFHDLPVIPVEKPWATTGMGEREQPNQIDTLRLNPEKLEEVNNTLQKKYALLQEREVRWEETFTADAELVLVAYGISSRIAYSAMELAREKGYKVGLFRPITLWPFPKAALEKAVDKAAAVLTLELSAGQMVEDVNLAIRCSKPVHFYGRTGGMMMSPQDVFDQIVKIFATKGGK
- a CDS encoding 2-oxoacid:acceptor oxidoreductase family protein, which produces MRHEIIMSGFGGQGVMVMGQLLTYAGMLENKNVSWMPSYGPEMRGGTANCSVIIAEASVGAPIVTKPTAAVIMNLPSLDKFEATIKPNGALIINSSLVNKPAQRNDIKAYLVPINEIASELGSVKMINMVALGALLAATAVVEKESLMNAFAKKFAAKPGMVPANQEALNRGYDFVMQIKQTH